The sequence ATTTTatataacaaataaatataatgtatatacaatatacatatgtaaaaataaCACAAAGTCATCAGTACGTGATGGAGAAATGGATATGAAACAATCTAATCCATTCTGCACTTGAACACAACTGGCATTCTTTCATCATGTCACTGCCAAACAATACCAATATCCATCCCAGTACCTTTCTTCTCCTTGGCATTCTAGGGATGGAGGCCATCCATACTTGGATATCAATGCCCTTCTGCCTTATTTATTTAAGCGCTCTCCTTGGaaatttctccattctatttattATCAGAACAGACTCCAACCTGCATgagcccatgtacttcttcctctgtaTGCTCTCTGTGGCTGACTTGATCCTTTCCACTACTGCTATGCCCAAAATCCTCAGCATTTTTTGGTTCCATGACAGGGAGATCTATTTTGAAGCCTGCCTTGTCCAAGTATTTCTCATTCACTCACTATGCAGCATGGCCTCAGGGTTTATCTTGGCCATGGCCTTTGATAGGTACGTGGCAATCTGCAATCCTCTGAGACATTCCATTATCCTGACACACAGAGTCATCCAGAACTTGGGGCTGGCTATTGTCTTCCGTGGAGTTGTGCTTTTCAGTCCTCAACCCTTTATGCTTCAGTGGCTTCCCTACTGCAGAACTAATGTCATCCCTCACACCTACTGTGAATTTATGGCTCTGATCAAGCTGGCTTGTGCAGAGAC comes from Dama dama isolate Ldn47 chromosome 1, ASM3311817v1, whole genome shotgun sequence and encodes:
- the LOC133057365 gene encoding olfactory receptor 52D1-like; this encodes MSLPNNTNIHPSTFLLLGILGMEAIHTWISMPFCLIYLSALLGNFSILFIIRTDSNLHEPMYFFLCMLSVADLILSTTAMPKILSIFWFHDREIYFEACLVQVFLIHSLCSMASGFILAMAFDRYVAICNPLRHSIILTHRVIQNLGLAIVFRGVVLFSPQPFMLQWLPYCRTNVIPHTYCEFMALIKLACAETRICRIYSLTAAFLTGGLDFILILCSYVVILYTVFHLPSKAARLKTLGTCGSHVCVILVAYTPAFFSFLTHRFGHHVAPHIHIFVANIYVLVPPMVNPMIYGIRTKRIRERFLHVLTSHKF